A part of Setaria viridis chromosome 8, Setaria_viridis_v4.0, whole genome shotgun sequence genomic DNA contains:
- the LOC117866700 gene encoding sialyltransferase-like protein 2: MKRRHLPPVLVLLLALSLLSLPFRRRLFLPRGPSQYYAGGDALLRRLAAADAGGDQVRAEAAALLANASVSSFPSIGNRYRLLYLRLPYHTNATSAPRQRAVSRLRVPFETVPDDGALLAAFRASLRSFLLARRQLRRRGGDDDDVVAGVAMGGIGDLLDRHPRRERFPTCAVVGNSGILLGSGRGAQIDAHDLVVRLNNARVAGYAADVGAKTSLSFVNSNILHRCAVRSAVAAGGCACHPYGRAVPMAMYVCQPAHLLDALICNATATPASPFPLLVTDARLDALCARIAKYYSMRRFVATTGEPANNWTRRHDERYFHYSSGLQAVVMALGVCDEVSLFGFGKAAGAKHHYHTNQKKELDLHDYEAEYQFYRDLQARPEAVPFFDETPGFKVPPVKLYW, encoded by the coding sequence ATGAAGCGCCGCCACCTTCCGCCagtgctcgtcctcctccttgcGCTCtcgctcctctccctccccttccgccgccgcctgttcCTCCCCCGCGGCCCGTCCCAGTACTACGCGGGCGGCGACGCGCTCCTCCGTAGGCTCGCGGCCGCCGACGCAGGTGGGGACCAGGTccgcgccgaggccgccgcgctgctcgcaAATGCCTCGGTGTCCTCCTTCCCCAGCATCGGCAACCGCTACCGCCTCCTCTACCTCCGCCTGCCGTACCACACCAacgccacctccgcgccgcggCAGCGGGCCGTCTCCCGCCTCCGCGTCCCCTTCGAGACGGTCCCCGACGAcggcgccctcctcgccgcgtTCCGCGCCTCCCTCCGCTCGTTCCTCCTCGCGCGACGCCAGctccggcgccggggcggcgacgacgacgatgtcgtcgccggcgtcgccatGGGCGGCATTGGGGACCTCCTCGACCGCCACCCGCGGCGGGAGCGGTTCCCCACCTGCGCCGTCGTCGGGAACAGCGGCATTCTCCTCGGCTCCGGCCGGGGCGCGCAGATCGACGCGCACGACCTCGTCGTCCGCCTCAACAACGCCCGCGTCGCGGGTTACGCCGCCGACGTCGGCGCCAAGACCTCGCTCTCCTTCGTCAACTCCAACATCCTCCACCGCTGCGCCGtccgctccgccgtcgccgccggcggctgcgcCTGCCACCCCTACGGCCGCGCGGTCCCCATGGCCATGTACGTCTGCCAGCCGGCGCACCTCCTCGACGCGCTCATCTGCAACGCCACCGCCACGCCGGCGTCCCCGTTCCCGCTCCTCGTCACCGACGCGCGCCTCGACGCGCTCTGCGCGCGCATCGCCAAGTATTACTCGATGCGGCGGTTCGTGGCCACGACCGGGGAGCCGGCGAACAACTGGACCCGGAGGCACGACGAGAGGTACTTCCACTACTCGTCGGGGCTGCAGGCGGTGGTAATGGCGCTGGGGGTCTGCGACGAGGTGAGCCTGTTCGGGTTCGGGAAGGCGGCGGGAGCGAAGCACCATTACCACACCAACCAGAAGAAGGAGCTGGACCTGCACGACTACGAGGCCGAGTACCAGTTCTACCGCGACCTCCAGGCGCGGCCGGAGGCGGTGCCGTTCTTCGACGAGACGCCGGGGTTCAAGGTGCCGCCAGTGAAGCTAtactggtga
- the LOC117833988 gene encoding uncharacterized protein — MPHACTGTCASKASSGESIITPWRCTWKRRPSPIKTQTPPPPRRQRRTTDRSGKNATPADHGDDQPMKTEAVIADLDEDELFELDIALLDGRGDGHGHHHSHRSHSAAAVTDDGAGHALLASCLLPVQSVSNAVPVPASRVLSLYHPYSGYYNSRRLIFTGGDSRRFLGRSPGSSACFCFSSRGFETMGSYFQRY, encoded by the coding sequence ATGCCACACGCGTGCACAGGCACGTGTGCAAGCAAAGCTTCATCTGGAGAGAGCATAATCACACCATGGCGCTGCACTTGGAAGCGAAGGCCATCACCAATCAAGACGCagacgccgccaccaccacggcggcaACGGCGGACCACCGACAGGAGCGGCAAGAACGCGACGCCGGCCGACCACGGCGACGACCAGCCGATGAAGACGGAGGCGGTGATTGCCGACCTCGACGAAGACGAGCTGTTCGAGCTCGACATCGCCCTcctcgacggccgcggcgacggccaCGGTCACCATCACAGCCATCGCAGCCATTCTGCTGCCGCCGTtaccgacgacggcgccgggcaCGCACTGCTGGCCAGCTGCCTTCTGCCGGTGCAGTCGGTGAGCAACGCGGTGCCGGTCCCGGCCAGCAGGGTGCTGTCGTTGTACCACCCCTACTCCGGCTACTACAACTCGAGGAGGCTCATCTTCACCGGCGGCGACAGCAGGAGGTTTCTTGGACGGTCACCTGGGAGTTCGGCGTGTTTTTGCTTCTCCAGCAGGGGCTTCGAGACCATGGGGAGCTACTTTCAGAGGTACTGA
- the LOC117867103 gene encoding CEN-like protein 2 isoform X1 translates to MSRSVEPLIVGRVIGEVLDSFNPCVKMIVTYNSNKLVFNGHEIYPSAVVSKPRVEVQGGDLRSFFTLVMTDPDVPGPSDPYLREHLHWIVTDIPGTTDASFGREVINYESPRPSIGIHRFIFVLFKQKRRQTVTVPSVRDHFNTRQFAEENDLGLPVAAVYFNAQRETAARRR, encoded by the exons ATGTCTAGGTCTGTGGAGCCTCTCATAGTCGGTCGGGTGATTGGAGAAGTTCTTGACTCCTTCAACCCATGTGTGAAGATGATAGTGACCTACAACTCAAACAAGCTTGTCTTCAATGGCCATGAGATCTACCCATCAGCAGTTGTATCTAAACCAAGAGTAGAGGTTCAAGGGGGTGATTTGCGATCTTTCTTTACATTG GTGATGACAGATCCAGATGTCCCAGGGCCAAGTGATCCATATCTAAGGGAGCACCTTCACTG GATCGTGACTGATATACCTGGTACAACAGATGCCTCCTTTG GGCGAGAGGTCATAAActacgagagcccaagacctaGCATTGGTATCCATAGGTTCATTTTTGTGCTCTTCAAGCAGAAGCGCAGGCAAACTGTAACTGTGCCATCTGTCAGGGATCATTTCAACACCCGGCAGTTCGCTGAGGAAAATGACCTTGGTCTCCCTGTAGCTGCTGTCTACTTCAATGCACAGAGAGAAACTGCTGCTAGGAGACGCTGA
- the LOC117867103 gene encoding CEN-like protein 2 isoform X2, with translation MSRSVEPLIVGRVIGEVLDSFNPCVKMIVTYNSNKLVFNGHEIYPSAVVSKPRVEVMTDPDVPGPSDPYLREHLHWIVTDIPGTTDASFGREVINYESPRPSIGIHRFIFVLFKQKRRQTVTVPSVRDHFNTRQFAEENDLGLPVAAVYFNAQRETAARRR, from the exons ATGTCTAGGTCTGTGGAGCCTCTCATAGTCGGTCGGGTGATTGGAGAAGTTCTTGACTCCTTCAACCCATGTGTGAAGATGATAGTGACCTACAACTCAAACAAGCTTGTCTTCAATGGCCATGAGATCTACCCATCAGCAGTTGTATCTAAACCAAGAGTAGAG GTGATGACAGATCCAGATGTCCCAGGGCCAAGTGATCCATATCTAAGGGAGCACCTTCACTG GATCGTGACTGATATACCTGGTACAACAGATGCCTCCTTTG GGCGAGAGGTCATAAActacgagagcccaagacctaGCATTGGTATCCATAGGTTCATTTTTGTGCTCTTCAAGCAGAAGCGCAGGCAAACTGTAACTGTGCCATCTGTCAGGGATCATTTCAACACCCGGCAGTTCGCTGAGGAAAATGACCTTGGTCTCCCTGTAGCTGCTGTCTACTTCAATGCACAGAGAGAAACTGCTGCTAGGAGACGCTGA
- the LOC117867100 gene encoding 2-methoxy-6-polyprenyl-1,4-benzoquinol methylase, mitochondrial, whose product MALRAARRLASCSRQGRLLLPSQAQAPCNPPAAAAAAFLHSHATSFGYKQVREEEKSRLVGNVFSSVASSYDLMNDLMSVGLHRLWKDRLVSKLNPFPGMKHLDVAGGTGDVAFRVLERIKSVGHRAMQGTLTATEEDTHIYVCDINPNMLNVGKKRAVERGYSEEHCLSWIQGDAEALSFEDGSMDGYTIAFGIRNVTHIEKALSEAYRVLKRGGRFLCLELSHVDVPVFKQIYDVYSFSVVPTMGELVAGDRQSYQYLVESIRRFPNQEKFAQMIQEAGFERVEYENLVGGVVAIHSGLKL is encoded by the exons ATGGCTCTACGGGCCGCAAGGAGGCTAGCGTCTTGTAGCCGCCAAGGAcgcctcctccttccctctcAGGCTCAGGCCCCATGCAACcctccggcggccgcggcggcggccttcctccactcccacgcCACCAGCTTCG GGTACAAGCAGGTGCGCGAGGAGGAAAAGAGCAGATTGGTTGGCAACGTTTTCAGCAGCGTGGCTTCCAGCTACGACCTCATGAACGATCTCATGAGCGTCGGCCTGCATAGGCTGTGGAAGGACAG GCTTGTTTCCAAGTTGAACCCCTTTCCGGGGATGAAGCATCTCGACGTGGCTGGTGGAACTG GGGATGTTGCTTTTCGTGTACTGGAAAGAATCAAGAGCGTGGGCCACAGAGCTATGCAGGGTACTCTTACTGCTACCGAAGAAGACACCCACATTTATGTCTGTGACATTAATCCAAATATGCTAAACGTTGGGAAGAAGCGTGCTGTAGAAAGAG gttACAGTGAAGAACATTGTCTTAGCTGGATACAAGGAGATGCAGAAGCTCTGAGTTTTGAGGATGGATCTATGGATGGCTATACCATCGCATTTGGGATCAGAAATGTGACACACATTGAGAAAGCCCTATCGGAAGCTTACAG AGTTCTAAAGCGAGGGGGAAGGTTCCTATGCTTGGAGTTGAGTCATGTGGATGTCCCAGTTTTTAAACAGAT CTACGATGTTTATTCATTTTCTGTGGTTCCAACTATGGGAGAGCTGGTTGCTGGTGATCGACAGTCGTACCAATACTTGGTTGAGAGTATCCGTCGGTTCCCAAATCAG GAAAAGTTTGCTCAGATGATCCAGGAAGCTGGATTCGAGAGGGTGGAATATGAGAATCTCGTGGGTGGTGTAGTTGCCATTCACTCTGGACTGAAACTGTAG
- the LOC117867097 gene encoding uncharacterized protein, with amino-acid sequence MLFNIPHCKSQAPVAAAAAATAVAAIPSSFLSSSLPALVPLPPPLPEESPFAALLAADTPPPEPLRLVLAAGDVRSALRGLPGLARQLFRWAEATPRGFPRTASAFADVLVPLAQANHLRAAYPVSLRALHLGLLLPLVSLLLSAPRSPSNQSLLSLLLRLSTKFTAQCGARDPAPTTCSTLCLAAFREMACHGVAPDVKDCNRVLRVLRDAARWDDVRAVYAEMLRLGIEPSIVTYNTLLDSYLKEGRKDKAGMLLKEMETQGGDCSLNDVTCNVMISWFTREGNLDKAARLVDSMRLSKTASSFTYNPLITALLERGFIEKVESLQLEMENEGIMPTVVTYNAIIDGLLKSGQVEAAQVKFVEMRAMGLLPDLITYSLLIKGYCKAGNLKEAFWLLGDLRRAGLGPTVLKYNILMDGYCRLGDLEEARRLKEEMVEQGCLPDVCTYTILMNGSCKVRSLAMAREFFDEMLSKGLQPDCFAYNTRICAELTLGATSKAFQLKEVMVLEGIYPDTVTYNILIDGLCKTGNLKDAKDLRTKMVTDGLQPDFITYTCLIHAHCERGLLREAIELLGNMISDQFSPSAVTYTFLIHAYCRRGNLYSAYGWFRKMLEEGVEPDEITYNVLIHALCRTGRTQLAYRHFHEMLERGLIPNRCTYTFLIYGNCREGNWEDAMTLYFEMHQNGIHPDDCTHNALFKGFDEGRMHHAIEYLENIVLGE; translated from the coding sequence ATGCTATTCAACATCCCACACTGCAAATCACAAGCTCCTgtagcagccgccgccgccgccaccgccgtcgcggcTATCCCCAGcagcttcctctcctcctccttgccggCGCTGGTTCCGCTGCCCCCGCCTCTGCCCGAGGAGAGCCCgttcgccgcgctcctcgccgctGATACCCCACCGCCGGAGCCTCTCCGCCTGGTGCTCGCCGCGGGCGACGTCCGCTCCGCGCTCCGCGGCCTCCCGGGCCTCGCGCGCCAGCTCTTCCGGTGGGCGGAGGCCACGCCGCGGGGCTTCCCGCGCACCGCCTCCGCGTTCGCCGACGTCCTCGTCCCACTCGCCCAAGCCAACCACCTCCGGGCCGCCTACCCTGTCTCCCTCCGCGCCCTgcacctcggcctcctcctccccctcgtgTCCCTCCTCCTATCCGCTCCCCGCTCTCCCTCCAACCAATCCCTGCTCAGCCTCCTCTTACGCTTGTCCACCAAGTTCACGGCCCAATGCGGGGCTCGCGACCCCGCGCCCACGACCTGTTCGACGCTGTGCCTTGCCGCCTTCCGCGAGATGGCGTGCCACGGCGTGGCCCCTGATGTCAAGGACTGCAACCGTGTGCTGCGCGTGCTTCGTGATGCAGCCAGGTGGGACGACGTTCGTGCTGTGTATGCAGAGATGCTCCGTCTTGGGATTGAGCCAAGCATTGTGACCTACAACACTTTGCTGGATTCTTACTTGAAGGAGGGAAGGAAGGACAAGGCTGGCATGCTGCTGAAGGAGATGGAGACCCAGGGAGGTGATTGCTCTCTGAATGATGTTACATGTAATGTGATGATTAGTTGGTTCACCAGGGAAGGTAATCTGGACAAGGCGGCAAGGCTGGTTGACAGCATGCGGTTGTCCAAGACAGCTTCATCCTTTACTTACAACCCACTTATCACTGCATTGCTTGAAAGGGGTTTTATAGAAAAGGTTGAGTCTTTGCAGTTGGAGATGGAGAATGAGGGCATTATGCCTACAGTGGTGACATACAATGCCATTATTGATGGGCTCCTTAAAAGTGGGCAGGTAGAAGCTGCGCAGGTGAAATTTGTGGAAATGAGGGCGATGGGCTTACTGCCAGACTTGATTACTTACAGTTTGTTGATAAAGGGTTATTGTAAGGCAGGCAATTTGAAGGAGGCATTTTGGTTGCTTGGTGATTTGAGACGTGCTGGGTTGGGACCAACAGTTTTGAAATATAATATTCTTATGGATGGTTATTGTAGATTAGGTGATTTAGAAGAAGCTAGGAGATTGAAAGAGGAAATGGTAGAGCAAGGCTGTTTGCCTGATGTTTGTACATATACTATTCTCATGAATGGTTCGTGTAAGGTGAGGAGCCTTGCTATGGCAAGAGAGTTCTTTGATGAGATGCTGAGCAAAGGTTTGCAGCCAGACTGCTTTGCCTATAACACCAGGATTTGCGCAGAGCTAACCCTAGGGGCTACTTCCAAGGCTTTCCAGTTGAAGGAGGTGATGGTGTTGGAAGGAATATATCCTGATACAGTCACATACAATATTCTTATTGATGGACTGTGCAAGACTGGTAACCTGAAAGATGCCAAAGATCTGAGGACAAAGATGGTCACTGATGGTTTACAGCCTGATTTTATCACATATACCTGCTTGATTCACGCGCATTGTGAAAGAGGACTCCTAAGAGAAGCAATAGAACTTCTTGGTAACATGATCTCAGATCAGTTTTCACCCTCAGCTGTGACCTATACCTTTTTAATTCATGCATACTGTAGAAGAGGAAACCTTTATTCAGCATATGGTTGGTTTCGGAAGATGCTGGAGGAAGGAGTTGAACCTGATGAAATAACATATAATGTGCTCATACATGCACTATGCAGGACAGGCAGAACTCAACTAGCTTATCGTCATTTCCATGAGATGCTGGAAAGGGGATTAATACCAAACAGATGTACATATACTTTTTTGATATATGGGAACTGTAGAGAAGGCAACTGGGAAGATGCAATGACATTGTATTTTGAGATGCATCAGAATGGTATTCATCCAGATGATTGCACACATAATGCCTTGTTTAAAGGGTTTGATGAAGGCCGCATGCACCATGCAATTGAGTACTTGGAGAATATCGTTTTGGGTGAATAG
- the LOC117867101 gene encoding ACT domain-containing protein ACR12 — protein sequence MALASSHHHHRLFGAAPSASAAAASRLPLRGFLRSRAASPAPLAAARRICCQSVDSANVLGASSTTSDEAVPVPLVMIDQDSDRDATIVQLSFGDRLGALLNTMKALKDLGLDVTKGTVATDSAVTQTKFHIMRFGRKVEDPDMLERIRLTIINNILQYHPESSEKLAMGEFFGIKPPEKKVDIDIATHVVVEDDGPKRSMLYIETADRPGLLLEIMKIITDTNVDVESAEIDTEGLVVKDKFHVSYRGAKLNSSLSQVLINCLRYYLRRPETDEDSY from the exons ATGGCTCTCGCCTCCTCCCACCACCATCACCGCCTCTtcggcgccgccccctccgcctccgccgctgcggCCTCCCGCCTGCCGCTGCGGGGGTTCCTCCGCTCCCGAGCCGCCTCCCCTGCTCCGCTCGCGGCCGCGCGGAG AATATGTTGCCAATCTGTCGACTCAGCTAATGTGTTGGGAGCTTCTTCCACG ACATCTGATGAGGCAGTTCCAGTGCCACTCGTCATGATAGATCAAGACTCAGACCGTGATGCAACCATCGTGCAGTTGAGTTTTGGAGACCGTCTGGGGGCACTACTCAACACG ATGAAGGCACTCAAGGACCTGGGCCTTGATGTCACGAAAGGAACTGTGGCAACTGACTCAGCTGTCACACAAACAAAGTTCCACATCATGCGATT CGGGCGCAAAGTTGAGGACCCTGACATGTTAGAGAGGATACGGCTAACCATCATTAACAACATTCTGCAATATCATCCT GAATCAAGTGAGAAGTTAGCAATGGGTGAATTTTTTGGAATAAAACCTCCTGAGAAGAAG GTTGATATTGATATTGCAACTCATGTGGTTGTGGAAGATGATGGACCAAAAAGAAG CATGCTTTACATAGAGAcagctgatcggcctggcctaCTTCTGGAAATAATGAAGATCATTACTGACACAAACGTTGATGTGGAATCTGCTGAGATTGATACTGAA GGTTTGGTTGTCAAGGACAAGTTTCATGTGAGTTACAGAGGCGCAAAACTAAACAGCTCCTTATCTCAG GTGCTGATTAATTGTCTGCGCTATTACCTCCGAAGGCCCGAGACAGATGAAGACAGCTATTGA
- the LOC117867102 gene encoding uncharacterized protein yields the protein MGISKVTGIAATAFLVISVSLWELGMRIATLPFLFTGIVACIVTFASHDAVNLPWILGKNSVGRFPCWSIILFGPFLMLARTYAMVKRFMRKESVHDKIVEGLYLGGWPFLLKHLPPGNPSVIDCTCELPRSSFVPKDEYLCLATWDTRAPTPSQIELAACWACEKRSKGKPVYVHCAFGHGRSACVVCAILVALGVAETWKDAENIIRERRKIKMNALHRKTLEEWSKHRVAQKKGN from the exons ATGGGGATATCCAAGGTGACTGGCATCGCTGCAACAGCTTTTCTTGTCATATCTGTTAGCTTGTGGGAGCTGGGCATGAGAATTGCTACGCTTCCTTTCCTATTCACCGGCATTGTTGCTTGCATCGTCACTTTTGCATCTCATGATGCTGTCAACCTACCTTGGATCTTGGGGAAGAACTCAGTGGGAAGATTTCCTTGTTGGTCAATTATACTGTTTGGTCCCTTCTTGATGCTTGCTCGGACATATGCGATGGTTAAGAGATTCATGAGGAAGGAGTCTGTGCATGACAAGATCGTGGAAGGGCTGTATCTGGGAGGATGGCCATTTCTGCTGAAGCATCTGCCCCCTGGAAACCCCTCTGTCATAGATTGCACTTGTGAGCTGCCAAGAAGTTCCTTTGTCCCGAAAGATGAGTATCTTTGTCTTGCAACTTGGGATACAAGAGCTCCAACGCCATCCCAAATCGAACTCGCTGCATGCTGGGCTTGTGAAAAGAGATCCAAGGGGAAACCTGTTTATGTCCATTGTGCATTTG GTCATGGAAGAAGTGCTTGTGTCGTGTGTGCAATTCTAGTAGCACTGGGTGTCGCTGAAACTTGGAAAGATGCTGAGAATATCATACGTGAAAGAAGAAAGATAAAAATGAATGCTCTTCACCGGAAAACCTTGGAAGAGTGGTCCAAGCATCGAGTTGCTCAGAAAAAGGGAAATTAG
- the LOC117867098 gene encoding transcription factor TGAL4, with product MGETSSSSHSRQDPCALGYGFHGAVASATPNFFDQEGATYFGELEEAFMHQVASLRRTQAATTSAAHPTPFPTAAPAAAATATARPPPTLDIFPAWPMRSLHTPKEGSNLTADSTEDSESSSKNNSNHSSDQHGAAHNMASQFDQGSQQQQEEIQHKNMATSSTTKSGKTLDPKTIRRLAQNREAARKSRLRKKAYIQQLESSKLKLAQMEQDMQRARSQGLFLGGAPGANTSSGAAMFDVEYARWLDDHARRMAELHGALHAHLPDGGLRAIVDDTLTHHDELFQLKAVAVKSDVFHLITGVWTTPAERCFLWMGGFRPSDLLKTLLPQLDPLTEQQVVGICNLQQSSQQAEEALSQGLEQLHQSLADTMAGGSLIDDANMNFMGQMALALGKLSNLEGFVIQADNLRQQTLHQMHRILTVRQAARCFLAIGEYHNRLRALSSLWASRPREILVPDEGNCGEISIAAQSSQSQFSAF from the exons ATGGGAGAGACTAGTAGTTCTAGTCATTCAAGGCAGGATCCTTGTGCTCTTGGCTATGGCTTCCATGGTGCCGTCGCCAGCGCCACTCCAAATTTCTT TGATCAAGAAGGAGCTACCTATTTTGGAGAGCTGGAAGAGGCTTTCATGCATCAGGTTGCCTCACTCAGAAGAACTCAAGCTGCAACCACCTCCGCAGCTCATCCCACGC CCTTTCCcactgctgctcctgctgcagctgcaacggctacagctaggccacctcctacACTGGACATCTTCCCAGCTTGGCCTATGAGGTCTCTTCACACACCCAAG GAGGGCTCAAATTTGACGGCAGACAGCACAGAAGACTCGGAGAGCAGCAGCAAGAACAATAGCAACCACTCCTCAGACCAGCACGGAGCAGCACACAACATGGCGAGCCAGTTCGATCAAGGttcacagcagcagcaggaggagatTCAGCACAAG AACATGGCTACAAGTTCCACTACAAAGTCTGGAAAAACTCTTGATCCAAAG ACAATCAGAAGGCTGGCTCAGAATCGTGAAGCTGCACGTAAAAGCCGACTGCGAAAGAAG GCTTATATTCAGCAGCTTGAGAGCAGCAAGCTGAAGCTTGCTCAGATGGAACAGGACATGCAGCGAGCCCGTTCCCAG GGCCTCTTTCTTGGTGGAGCTCCAGGTGCAAACACCAGCTCAG GCGCCGCGATGTTCGACGTGGAGTACGCCCGGTGGCTGGATGACCACGCCCGGCGCATGGCAGAGCTGCACGGAGCCCTGCACGCGCATTTGCCGGATGGTGGCCTCAGAGCCATCGTCGACGACACCCTGACCCACCATGACGAGCTCTTCCAGCTCAAGGCTGTGGCAGTCAAGTCCGACGTGTTCCACCTCATCACCGGGGTGTGGACGACCCCCGCCGAGCGGTGCTTCCTCTGGATGGGTGGATTCAGGCCCTCCGATCTGCTCAAG ACACTGCTGCCCCAGCTAGATCCCCTGACTGAACAGCAAGTGGTAGGCATCTGCAACCTTCAGCAGTCATCACAGCAGGCAGAGGAAGCTCTCTCCCAGGGCCTGGAGCAGCTGCATCAGTCACTAGCTGACACGATGGCCGGTGGATCTTTGATTGATGACGCCAACATGAACTTCATGGGTCAAATGGCCCTTGCCCTTGGCAAGCTGTCCAACCTTGAAGGCTTTGTGATACAG GCTGATAACTTGAGGCAACAGACTCTTCATCAGATGCACAGGATTCTGACAGTTCGACAGGCAGCTCGATGTTTCTTGGCCATTGGCGAGTACCACAACCGCCTTCGTGCCTTAAGCTCCCTCTGGGCTTCTCGGCCTCGAGA GATACTAGTGCCAGATGAAGGCAATTGTGGAGAGATAAGCATTGCGGCACAATCATCCCAAAGTCAATTTTCAGCCTTCTGA